From Vicugna pacos chromosome 6, VicPac4, whole genome shotgun sequence, a single genomic window includes:
- the L2HGDH gene encoding L-2-hydroxyglutarate dehydrogenase, mitochondrial isoform X1, translating to MVPGLRYLGRVCGRARGGFPGGFSAACEPWLLCQGGRRASTSSFDVVIVGGGIVGLASARALILRHPALSIGVLEKEKDLAVHQTGHNSGVIHSGIYYKPESLKAKLCVQGSALIYEYCTQKGISYKQCGKLIVAVEQEEIPRLQALYERGLQNGVQGLRLIQQEDIKKKEPYCRGLMAIDCPYTGIVNYRQVALSFAQDFQEAGGSVLTNFEVEDIEMAKESPSRSEDGMKYPIIIRNTKGEEVRCQYVVTCAGLYSDRISELSGCNPNPRIVPFRGDYLILKPEKRYLVKGNIYPVPDSRFPFLGVHFTPRMDGSIWLGPNAVLAFKREGYRPFDFSARDIMDTIIKSGLIKLVFQNFSYGVNEMYKACFLSATVKHLQKFIPEITVSDILRGPAGVRAQALDRDGNLIEDFVFDGGVGDIGNRILHVRNAPSPAATSSLAISGMIVDEVQQRFKL from the exons CTCATTTGATGTAGTCATTGTTGGTGGCGGAATTGTGGGGCTTGCCTCTGCCAGGGCACTCATCCTGCGACATCCAGCACTTTCCATTGGtgttctggaaaaggaaaaagatttaG CTGTTCATCAGACTGGACATAACAGCGGTGTCATACATAGTGGAATTTATTATAAACCCGAATCTCTGAAAGCGAAGTTATGTGTACAGGGCTCAGCCCTTATCTATGAGTACTGTACCCAAAAGGGGATCTCCTACAAGCAATGTGGCAAG cttataGTAGCTGTTGAACAAGAAGAAATTCCCAGACTTCAGGCCCTATACGAGAGAGGCCTGCAGAATGGAGTCCAGGGCCTGAGGCTGATCCAGCAGGAGGATATAAAAAAGAAGGAGCCGTATTGTAGG GGTCTAATGGCTATCGATTGTCCATACACTGGCATTGTGAACTATCGGCAGGTGGCTTTGTCATTTGCCCAGGATTTCCAAGAAGCAGGTGGCTCTGTTTTGACCAATTTTGAAGTGGAAGATATTGAAATGGCTAAAGAAAGTCCTTCAAGAAGTGAAGATG gGATGAAATATCCAATTATTATAAGGAATACAAAG GGAGAGGAAGTTCGATGTCAGTATGTTGTGACATGTGCAGGACTTTACTCAGACCGTATTTCAGAGTTGAGTGGCTGCAATCCCAATCCTCGAATTGTACCATTCCGGGGAGATTACCTGATCTTGAAGCCAGAAAAACGCTATCttgtaaaaggaaatatttatccG GTCCCAGATAGCCGATTTCCTTTTCTAGGAGTTCACTTCACACCGAGGATGGATGGCAGTATTTGGCTAGGGCCGAATGCGGTTCTTGCCTTTAAACGAGAGGGCTACAGACCCTTCGACTTCAGTGCCAGAGATATTATGGATACAATTATCAAGAG tGGCTTGATTAAACTGGTGTTCCAGAATTTTTCCTATGGAGTTAATGAAATGTACAAAGCCTGTTTTCTCAGTGCAACAGTGAAGCACCTTCAAAAGTTTATCCCTGAAATTACTGTCAGTGATATACTCAG AGGTCCAGCTGGAGTAAGGGCTCAAGCCCTGGACAGAGATGGAAATCTCATAGAAGACTTTGTATTTGATGGAGGAGTTGGCGATATCGGAAATCGCATTCTTCATGTGAGAAACGCACCTTCCCCTGCTGCCACTTCGTCCCTTGCAATTTCTGGAATGATTGTAGATGAAGTGCAGCAAAGATTTAAATTGTAA
- the L2HGDH gene encoding L-2-hydroxyglutarate dehydrogenase, mitochondrial isoform X2 yields the protein MAIDCPYTGIVNYRQVALSFAQDFQEAGGSVLTNFEVEDIEMAKESPSRSEDGMKYPIIIRNTKGEEVRCQYVVTCAGLYSDRISELSGCNPNPRIVPFRGDYLILKPEKRYLVKGNIYPVPDSRFPFLGVHFTPRMDGSIWLGPNAVLAFKREGYRPFDFSARDIMDTIIKSGLIKLVFQNFSYGVNEMYKACFLSATVKHLQKFIPEITVSDILRGPAGVRAQALDRDGNLIEDFVFDGGVGDIGNRILHVRNAPSPAATSSLAISGMIVDEVQQRFKL from the exons ATGGCTATCGATTGTCCATACACTGGCATTGTGAACTATCGGCAGGTGGCTTTGTCATTTGCCCAGGATTTCCAAGAAGCAGGTGGCTCTGTTTTGACCAATTTTGAAGTGGAAGATATTGAAATGGCTAAAGAAAGTCCTTCAAGAAGTGAAGATG gGATGAAATATCCAATTATTATAAGGAATACAAAG GGAGAGGAAGTTCGATGTCAGTATGTTGTGACATGTGCAGGACTTTACTCAGACCGTATTTCAGAGTTGAGTGGCTGCAATCCCAATCCTCGAATTGTACCATTCCGGGGAGATTACCTGATCTTGAAGCCAGAAAAACGCTATCttgtaaaaggaaatatttatccG GTCCCAGATAGCCGATTTCCTTTTCTAGGAGTTCACTTCACACCGAGGATGGATGGCAGTATTTGGCTAGGGCCGAATGCGGTTCTTGCCTTTAAACGAGAGGGCTACAGACCCTTCGACTTCAGTGCCAGAGATATTATGGATACAATTATCAAGAG tGGCTTGATTAAACTGGTGTTCCAGAATTTTTCCTATGGAGTTAATGAAATGTACAAAGCCTGTTTTCTCAGTGCAACAGTGAAGCACCTTCAAAAGTTTATCCCTGAAATTACTGTCAGTGATATACTCAG AGGTCCAGCTGGAGTAAGGGCTCAAGCCCTGGACAGAGATGGAAATCTCATAGAAGACTTTGTATTTGATGGAGGAGTTGGCGATATCGGAAATCGCATTCTTCATGTGAGAAACGCACCTTCCCCTGCTGCCACTTCGTCCCTTGCAATTTCTGGAATGATTGTAGATGAAGTGCAGCAAAGATTTAAATTGTAA